The Raoultibacter phocaeensis genome includes a window with the following:
- a CDS encoding alpha/beta hydrolase, with the protein MSNAVKIALAVLVGIIGLVVLLGAVVLVKNQIESRTPWLADDYYAKFQSDMDIEKRYAAFGSHDISHLVVKSDDAAIGNIRIWFPSELKHSTLEYPVVVVANASNMAALNYEPFFERLASWGFIVVGNDDRQAGTGLSTSKTLECVLELDGNPESVLNGKISHENIGAVGYSQGGAGAINAVTAYETSSKYKTLFTGSAAYSLLAENMGWRYDASKITVPYFMAAGTGASDDRGIEDVEAEYGGVAPLASLVENYTAITDDVFKIRARIAGAEHGDIQVRADGYMTAWMLYWLQGDGEAGKAFFGDSAEIARNANWQDVEKNH; encoded by the coding sequence ATGTCCAACGCGGTAAAGATCGCACTAGCAGTCCTCGTAGGCATCATCGGTCTTGTTGTGCTTCTGGGCGCGGTGGTTCTGGTTAAGAATCAAATAGAATCGCGAACGCCTTGGCTTGCGGATGATTATTATGCAAAGTTCCAATCCGACATGGATATTGAGAAACGGTATGCTGCCTTCGGTTCCCATGATATATCCCATTTAGTGGTGAAATCCGACGATGCTGCGATAGGGAATATACGCATCTGGTTTCCAAGCGAGCTCAAGCACAGCACCCTTGAATACCCCGTGGTTGTCGTTGCTAACGCAAGCAACATGGCTGCCTTGAATTACGAGCCCTTTTTCGAAAGACTTGCGTCATGGGGGTTTATTGTTGTCGGAAACGACGACCGGCAAGCGGGAACAGGGCTATCAACCTCTAAGACCCTTGAGTGCGTTTTGGAATTGGATGGGAATCCCGAAAGCGTTCTCAACGGGAAAATCAGTCATGAGAACATAGGCGCAGTTGGATACTCTCAGGGGGGCGCAGGTGCGATAAATGCGGTTACTGCCTATGAAACGAGCAGCAAATACAAAACGCTGTTTACGGGAAGCGCAGCGTATTCTTTGCTCGCCGAGAACATGGGGTGGAGATACGATGCTTCTAAGATAACGGTACCTTACTTTATGGCGGCGGGGACAGGCGCTTCTGATGACCGAGGAATCGAAGATGTCGAAGCGGAATACGGCGGTGTTGCGCCACTGGCTTCTCTTGTCGAAAACTATACTGCGATAACCGACGATGTTTTCAAGATCCGCGCGAGGATCGCGGGAGCTGAGCACGGTGATATTCAGGTACGTGCGGACGGGTACATGACAGCGTGGATGCTTTACTGGCTCCAAGGAGACGGAGAGGCAGGCAAAGCGTTTTTCGGGGATTCCGCCGAGATTGCGAGAAACGCAAATTGGCAAGATGTTGAGAAAAATCATTAG
- a CDS encoding TetR/AcrR family transcriptional regulator, whose translation MRKTITDHYAEQKRRVCVFVKRNQTAFLKLCLADALVKLMKSQDFESISVSAICATADVGRTTFYRHFGNKDSKEVLLVFKIIYEWECYAELREEEVKEDRGFALTNYVYENRELFSLLNRHGLITAIMRAFDSLMPMNETSSKSQSYLMSFFTYGYFGIIHRWMQYDFDETPDQLQKHVLDTLLSRVS comes from the coding sequence ATGAGAAAGACGATCACCGATCATTATGCGGAACAAAAGAGAAGGGTTTGTGTCTTCGTGAAAAGGAATCAGACAGCGTTTTTGAAGCTCTGCCTCGCTGACGCTCTCGTAAAGCTTATGAAGTCGCAAGATTTCGAAAGCATCAGCGTTAGCGCCATCTGCGCGACGGCAGATGTCGGCAGAACAACTTTCTATCGGCATTTCGGCAATAAAGACAGCAAAGAGGTTTTGCTAGTGTTCAAAATCATCTACGAATGGGAGTGCTATGCGGAATTGCGTGAAGAAGAGGTGAAAGAGGATAGGGGGTTTGCACTCACGAATTACGTTTACGAAAATCGCGAGCTCTTCTCCTTGCTTAACCGACACGGACTCATTACTGCGATTATGCGGGCGTTCGATTCGTTGATGCCGATGAACGAAACCAGCAGCAAAAGCCAGTCTTATCTTATGTCTTTTTTTACCTATGGATATTTTGGAATTATTCACCGATGGATGCAATACGATTTCGATGAAACCCCCGATCAGTTACAAAAGCATGTCTTAGATACGCTTTTGTCTCGAGTATCGTAA
- a CDS encoding ABC transporter permease, whose protein sequence is MKFLDLLYETWHALAANKGRSFLTVLGIVIGISAVIAMTSLIGGIQNMLLGELGFAQARQVSISVPSPQPITFDDLDHLAESLPEYEFITGSTQTSGGEMTLADGQMTYPMVVGVKPDYFTANGSKLKAGRFFSESEEANGARLVVINAGSVKDLFGSADAEAVGQTVRIGNDDFTVVGVLESTSFMSYGLAFYMPYTTTETRLGNTYGISEITGFAREGVDMEALTVNTQTVVARYFNLDSPEEVYVFALDSIIKEMETTMASFSLLMGAVASISLFVGGIGIMNMMLTNVTERIREIGLRKSLGARRRDITKQFLLESIMLCILGGVFGIAFGFLGAWGLSGIIAAVQPGMTISPTLSVGVVAGAVGVCVLIGVVFGYYPARRAAKLDPVESLRYQ, encoded by the coding sequence ATGAAGTTCCTCGATCTGCTGTACGAAACGTGGCATGCGCTTGCGGCGAACAAAGGGCGCTCGTTTCTCACGGTGCTCGGCATCGTCATCGGTATTTCTGCGGTTATTGCGATGACCTCGCTCATCGGGGGCATCCAGAACATGCTCCTCGGCGAACTCGGGTTTGCGCAGGCCAGACAAGTTTCCATTAGCGTGCCCTCGCCCCAGCCGATCACGTTCGACGATCTCGACCACCTTGCCGAAAGCCTGCCCGAATACGAGTTCATCACCGGCTCGACGCAAACCTCGGGCGGCGAGATGACGCTTGCCGACGGGCAGATGACCTATCCTATGGTCGTCGGCGTGAAGCCCGATTACTTCACGGCGAACGGATCGAAGCTCAAAGCGGGCCGGTTCTTCTCCGAGAGCGAAGAGGCGAACGGCGCGCGGCTCGTGGTCATCAATGCGGGGTCGGTCAAGGATCTGTTCGGCAGCGCCGATGCTGAAGCGGTCGGGCAGACGGTGCGCATCGGAAACGACGACTTCACGGTAGTCGGCGTTCTCGAGAGCACTTCGTTCATGTCCTACGGCCTCGCATTCTACATGCCCTACACCACCACCGAAACGCGTCTCGGCAACACCTACGGCATCTCCGAGATCACCGGGTTCGCCCGAGAGGGCGTCGATATGGAAGCCCTCACCGTGAACACGCAAACCGTCGTCGCCCGCTACTTCAACCTGGATTCCCCTGAAGAGGTGTACGTGTTCGCGCTCGATTCGATCATCAAGGAGATGGAAACTACCATGGCGTCCTTCTCGCTTCTGATGGGGGCGGTGGCATCGATTTCGCTGTTCGTCGGCGGCATCGGCATCATGAACATGATGCTTACGAACGTGACTGAGCGCATCCGTGAAATCGGCCTCCGAAAATCGCTCGGTGCGCGCCGCCGCGACATCACGAAGCAGTTTCTGCTCGAATCGATCATGCTGTGCATCTTAGGCGGCGTGTTCGGCATCGCATTCGGGTTTTTAGGAGCCTGGGGCTTAAGCGGCATCATAGCCGCCGTACAGCCCGGCATGACCATCTCTCCGACGCTTTCGGTTGGGGTGGTTGCCGGGGCGGTGGGCGTGTGCGTGCTCATCGGCGTGGTATTCGGCTACTATCCCGCCCGCCGCGCCGCGAAACTCGATCCGGTGGAGTCGCTGCGGTACCAGTAG
- a CDS encoding ABC transporter ATP-binding protein — MPNVVEAHGLHRIYESASGYTHALRGVSLIVEQGEFLAIMGPSGSGKSTLMNILGCLDTPTSGRYVLEGIDVSVYTQDELAEVRAARLGFVFQSFNLLPRATVLRNVIVPLLYTACPRKERDKRARAALRSVSLDETLYDHRSNELSGGQMQRVAIARALVNNPALILADEPTGNLDTATGEMVLDTFKGLRDQGKTIILITHEPEVAAHADRIIHIRDGRQSEEGAAGGPR; from the coding sequence ATGCCGAACGTTGTCGAAGCGCACGGACTTCATCGCATATATGAGAGCGCATCGGGCTATACGCACGCGCTCAGAGGCGTTTCCCTCATCGTCGAGCAAGGTGAGTTCCTTGCCATCATGGGGCCGTCGGGCTCAGGCAAATCGACGCTTATGAACATCCTCGGGTGCCTTGATACGCCCACATCGGGACGCTATGTGCTCGAAGGTATCGATGTATCGGTGTACACGCAAGACGAGCTTGCCGAGGTGCGGGCGGCCCGGCTCGGGTTCGTGTTTCAGTCGTTCAACCTCCTGCCGCGTGCGACCGTGCTTCGCAACGTGATCGTACCCTTGCTCTACACGGCGTGCCCGCGCAAAGAGCGCGATAAGCGGGCGCGTGCGGCGCTGCGCAGCGTATCGCTCGACGAAACGCTCTACGATCACCGCAGCAACGAGCTTTCGGGGGGTCAGATGCAGCGCGTTGCCATCGCGCGGGCGCTTGTGAACAACCCGGCGCTCATCTTGGCCGATGAGCCCACGGGCAACCTCGATACCGCGACGGGAGAGATGGTGCTCGATACGTTCAAAGGATTGCGCGATCAGGGTAAGACCATCATCCTCATCACCCACGAACCCGAAGTGGCCGCCCATGCCGACCGCATTATCCACATCCGCGACGGCAGGCAATCCGAAGAGGGAGCAGCAGGAGGACCGCGATGA
- a CDS encoding efflux RND transporter periplasmic adaptor subunit, with translation MTTPYDHARAGKQDEGDMIDIEPVAEGIEWNPEVGPGGQVSFADGGAGWTESALDSAALADMQAFRDLKTKRKKQRKKRIIAAVCSVLALAVLAAGGVAWYMADQASRAVDDFALQTAFVERGTFTDTVSASGSLKPVASVSATPEIDGNIGEVYVSEGDTVSEGDALYTIVNDDLDKAVAQAQQGIDEAYNGIAQAQNAVNDAYRAKSSGEQQAASQAKALADAKAAGVEGAADMGEPVFDAASADAAIRQAELALNSANLALQSAQTTYDEAVARAAKRTVTASISGSIIAVNIEPGEALGAAAGSSTTPVQIADLSQMTVSIAVSEVDILKVSTDQPATATFTAAPDLELPAQVMRIATAAIGSGNSQDMYGSYGGAVTYGVDLLIDEPDPRLKPGMTAKATIVTTTIENTLLVPISALQSGGTGPNAVLVVTDSETMDTKLVEVEVLASDGMMAAVKASALSEGDMIVAGGSMGGSMDGGMNGGMSGGVVAEPAGVEVMVG, from the coding sequence GTGACGACGCCCTACGACCATGCACGTGCCGGGAAGCAAGACGAGGGCGATATGATCGATATCGAACCCGTCGCAGAAGGAATCGAGTGGAACCCAGAGGTTGGGCCGGGCGGACAGGTTTCGTTCGCCGACGGGGGAGCGGGCTGGACCGAAAGCGCCCTCGACAGCGCGGCGCTTGCCGATATGCAGGCGTTCCGCGATCTTAAAACCAAGCGCAAGAAGCAACGCAAAAAGCGGATCATCGCGGCAGTATGCAGCGTGCTCGCCCTCGCCGTGCTCGCGGCGGGCGGCGTCGCGTGGTACATGGCCGATCAAGCGAGCAGGGCGGTTGACGATTTCGCCCTGCAAACCGCGTTCGTCGAGCGCGGGACGTTTACCGATACCGTGTCCGCATCGGGCAGCTTGAAGCCGGTTGCCTCGGTAAGCGCTACGCCCGAAATAGACGGAAACATCGGGGAAGTGTACGTTTCCGAAGGCGATACCGTTTCGGAGGGCGATGCGCTCTATACGATCGTGAACGACGATCTCGACAAGGCCGTCGCCCAGGCGCAACAGGGCATCGACGAGGCGTACAACGGCATAGCCCAGGCTCAAAACGCCGTCAACGACGCGTACCGCGCGAAAAGCTCGGGGGAGCAGCAGGCCGCTTCGCAGGCGAAGGCGCTTGCTGATGCCAAGGCGGCAGGTGTCGAGGGAGCTGCCGATATGGGAGAACCCGTGTTCGACGCGGCGAGTGCCGATGCGGCCATCAGGCAGGCGGAGCTTGCCCTCAACAGCGCGAACCTCGCGCTGCAGAGCGCGCAGACTACCTACGACGAAGCGGTTGCCCGAGCGGCTAAGCGCACGGTCACCGCATCGATCAGCGGTAGCATCATCGCCGTCAACATCGAGCCGGGCGAAGCGCTCGGCGCTGCTGCGGGATCGTCTACCACGCCGGTCCAGATAGCAGACCTTTCGCAGATGACGGTGTCGATAGCCGTGAGCGAGGTCGATATCCTCAAGGTGAGCACCGATCAGCCGGCTACCGCCACGTTCACGGCCGCCCCCGATCTCGAGTTGCCCGCGCAGGTCATGCGTATCGCCACGGCCGCCATCGGCTCGGGCAACTCGCAGGATATGTACGGCTCGTACGGCGGCGCGGTCACCTACGGGGTCGATCTGCTCATCGACGAGCCCGATCCGCGTCTCAAGCCGGGTATGACCGCGAAGGCCACCATCGTTACAACCACGATCGAGAATACGCTGCTCGTACCCATCTCGGCTCTGCAATCCGGGGGCACGGGACCGAACGCGGTCTTGGTTGTTACCGACAGCGAAACGATGGATACCAAGCTGGTGGAGGTGGAGGTGCTCGCTTCCGACGGAATGATGGCTGCCGTGAAAGCTTCGGCGCTGAGCGAAGGCGATATGATCGTCGCTGGCGGCAGCATGGGCGGCAGCATGGATGGGGGCATGAACGGCGGCATGAGCGGCGGGGTGGTTGCCGAGCCTGCAGGTGTCGAAGTCATGGTAGGGTAG
- a CDS encoding helix-turn-helix transcriptional regulator — protein sequence MQFVRTIRPCNLGLMCIHIWIYCSTHRTVPSDGMPLMTVMYLVLSVSLVAMVFLGSTRTLSEQMKHRIDGASAVCMAAAAVLLTLHLPVSGAATTFAGAVLGGLGAGWTYARWAEFYAELDIHYAAPLVLLTMALGSLAKTAVDLLPPAPAAVILACMPIAAYVTLYRSFGTARPAPEPYRYYNSRTVRSLWRVGFGVAVYSFTVGVIQSTPLAQIASTGTVAIVAKHAGEIVVALALLAWVVALKRGLSFGRIWNLVLVLMATALIFAPYLDEALGGYLFTFVGVAQTFVIIILFLALADVARHSSYSTITVFAAGWLAYTLPFALGDIFGESMQALAPDATLAMAAIVWVLVIVTLLFFDESSAGKRLIFTELNDGGDEDTPAKRFGAQQQALNEEKAADMLALRCAALAQNLKLTPREHEILELMARGRSKTYIAEAFFISENTVRGHVKHLYAKLDVHSKQELVDRVEQVEVRL from the coding sequence ATGCAGTTCGTCAGAACAATACGCCCGTGCAACCTCGGATTGATGTGCATCCATATCTGGATCTACTGTTCGACGCACCGTACGGTTCCAAGCGACGGCATGCCGCTCATGACGGTCATGTACCTCGTGCTGTCGGTCTCGCTCGTTGCGATGGTGTTTCTCGGGAGCACGCGAACCCTGTCCGAACAGATGAAGCACCGCATCGATGGGGCATCTGCCGTATGCATGGCGGCTGCGGCCGTGCTGCTTACCCTGCACCTGCCTGTGTCGGGCGCGGCGACCACCTTCGCCGGTGCTGTGCTCGGCGGCCTCGGAGCAGGGTGGACGTATGCGCGTTGGGCCGAATTCTACGCCGAGCTCGACATCCACTATGCAGCTCCGCTCGTGCTGCTCACCATGGCGCTCGGTTCCCTTGCGAAAACCGCGGTCGACCTGCTGCCTCCCGCGCCCGCAGCCGTTATCCTTGCCTGCATGCCCATCGCGGCCTACGTGACGCTCTACCGCTCGTTCGGCACCGCGCGCCCCGCGCCCGAACCGTACCGCTATTACAACAGCCGCACCGTTCGGTCGCTGTGGCGCGTCGGGTTCGGCGTTGCGGTGTACAGCTTCACCGTCGGGGTCATCCAATCGACACCGCTTGCGCAGATAGCCTCGACCGGAACCGTCGCCATCGTCGCCAAGCATGCAGGCGAAATCGTCGTGGCGCTTGCGCTCTTGGCGTGGGTGGTTGCACTCAAGCGGGGGCTCTCGTTCGGCAGGATATGGAATCTTGTGCTCGTGCTCATGGCCACAGCGCTCATCTTCGCCCCGTATCTCGACGAGGCGCTCGGCGGCTATCTGTTCACGTTCGTCGGCGTTGCGCAAACGTTTGTGATCATCATCTTGTTTCTGGCGCTCGCCGACGTGGCACGGCACAGTTCGTACAGCACTATCACCGTGTTCGCTGCCGGATGGCTCGCTTATACCCTCCCGTTTGCGCTCGGCGATATTTTCGGCGAATCGATGCAGGCTCTTGCTCCCGATGCCACGCTTGCAATGGCCGCTATCGTATGGGTGCTCGTCATCGTGACGCTTCTGTTCTTCGACGAATCGTCGGCGGGCAAACGCCTTATCTTCACCGAGCTGAACGATGGGGGCGACGAGGATACGCCGGCGAAACGCTTCGGCGCCCAGCAGCAGGCGCTTAACGAAGAGAAGGCGGCCGATATGCTCGCGCTGCGCTGTGCCGCCCTTGCTCAGAATCTTAAGCTGACGCCGCGCGAGCACGAGATCCTCGAATTGATGGCACGCGGTAGGAGCAAAACCTACATCGCCGAGGCGTTCTTCATTTCCGAGAATACGGTGCGCGGCCACGTGAAGCACCTGTACGCGAAGCTCGACGTGCATTCGAAGCAGGAGCTCGTCGATCGGGTCGAGCAGGTCGAGGTTCGTCTGTAG
- a CDS encoding FAD-dependent oxidoreductase produces the protein MKTEQGTAHSRTPHGTARGALPRFAALALSLVLVLSGLVACAPSGNNGSDTGSGQAAEQSYTPGTYTGTGTGNGGDITVEVTFSENAITDIKVVSQSETETVAAGALETIPAAVIEYQSLGVDTMSGATVSSLGLMAAITDCVEQAGGNASKLQKVPAQEKSTETVEKQADAIVIGGGGAGMAATIRLQELGKSVILVEKTYRLGGSISVSGGNQVVTGSKLQAEAGVTDDSAESMVEDFQKNGEDICVPELIELYANNVGETTDWIHEYAGVEYNMEGGLHDLAEYSHNRELAYAGGGAGATESLRAAVSASGADVLLDTTAESLIEENGAVVGVNAVGKDGTTYVLEADSVVLATGGYGNSDEYLTEELQNSLYYGLMGSTGDGLTMATAAGIDADTRLMEYAKLYPNGAEVSPGRAKSTIDGNLLVWPMSTILVNAEGERVVNEKASNHEILEVELEQTDSMLYLLMDQENFDVWSTKLKDTGFNTQAVESYLEANGSTTPIFAHGETIEELAGVLGMDPATLQATVDAYNAGVDAGTDEFGRTGEYLQMKIGEGPYYLVEQKPRYATTMGGLVVNDSLQVMNKSGEPIGGLYASGEVVGGVMGSNSPSGANNGWALTSGKLAAEAIAEQ, from the coding sequence ATGAAGACCGAACAGGGAACGGCGCACAGCCGCACACCGCATGGAACCGCCCGAGGCGCGCTTCCGCGTTTCGCGGCCCTCGCGCTCAGTTTGGTGCTCGTTTTGTCCGGGCTCGTCGCCTGCGCCCCGAGCGGCAACAACGGCAGCGACACGGGATCGGGCCAGGCGGCAGAGCAAAGCTACACGCCCGGCACGTACACGGGCACGGGAACCGGCAACGGCGGCGACATCACCGTCGAGGTCACGTTCAGCGAAAACGCCATCACCGACATCAAGGTCGTCTCCCAATCCGAAACCGAAACCGTAGCCGCAGGCGCACTCGAGACCATCCCGGCGGCGGTCATCGAATACCAGAGCCTCGGCGTCGACACGATGTCGGGCGCGACGGTATCGAGCCTCGGGCTCATGGCGGCCATCACCGATTGCGTCGAACAGGCCGGCGGCAACGCGAGCAAGCTCCAAAAGGTGCCTGCCCAAGAGAAGTCGACCGAAACCGTTGAGAAGCAAGCCGACGCCATCGTGATCGGCGGCGGCGGTGCAGGCATGGCCGCAACTATCCGCCTGCAGGAACTCGGTAAGAGCGTCATCTTGGTCGAGAAGACCTACCGCCTCGGCGGATCGATATCCGTAAGCGGCGGCAACCAGGTCGTCACGGGCAGCAAACTGCAGGCCGAAGCAGGCGTCACCGATGACAGCGCCGAATCGATGGTAGAAGACTTCCAGAAAAACGGCGAGGATATTTGCGTGCCCGAGCTCATCGAGCTCTACGCGAACAACGTCGGCGAAACCACCGACTGGATCCACGAGTACGCAGGCGTCGAGTACAACATGGAAGGCGGCCTGCACGATCTGGCCGAATACAGCCATAACCGCGAGCTCGCTTACGCGGGCGGCGGCGCAGGAGCTACCGAGTCGCTTCGTGCAGCTGTGAGCGCATCGGGTGCCGACGTGCTGCTTGACACGACTGCGGAAAGCCTCATCGAAGAGAACGGTGCGGTCGTCGGCGTAAACGCAGTCGGTAAAGACGGTACAACCTACGTCCTCGAAGCCGATTCGGTCGTACTCGCCACGGGCGGCTACGGCAACAGCGACGAGTACCTGACCGAAGAGCTGCAGAATTCGCTGTACTACGGCCTCATGGGCTCAACCGGCGACGGTCTCACGATGGCCACCGCCGCGGGCATCGACGCCGACACGCGTCTTATGGAGTATGCGAAACTCTATCCGAACGGTGCTGAGGTTTCACCCGGACGCGCCAAGTCCACGATCGACGGCAACCTGCTCGTGTGGCCCATGAGCACGATCCTCGTGAACGCCGAGGGCGAGCGCGTCGTGAACGAGAAGGCTTCGAACCACGAGATCCTCGAAGTCGAGCTCGAGCAGACCGATTCCATGCTCTACCTCTTGATGGATCAGGAAAACTTCGATGTGTGGAGCACTAAGCTCAAGGACACCGGATTCAACACGCAGGCCGTTGAAAGCTACCTTGAGGCCAACGGTTCCACCACCCCCATCTTCGCCCACGGCGAGACGATAGAGGAGCTTGCAGGCGTGCTCGGCATGGATCCCGCCACGCTTCAGGCTACAGTCGATGCGTACAACGCTGGCGTCGACGCGGGTACCGATGAATTCGGCCGTACGGGCGAGTACCTCCAGATGAAGATCGGCGAAGGCCCCTACTACCTCGTCGAGCAGAAGCCCCGCTACGCCACCACCATGGGCGGGCTTGTGGTCAACGATTCGTTGCAGGTGATGAACAAGAGCGGCGAGCCCATCGGGGGCCTCTACGCCTCGGGCGAAGTCGTCGGCGGCGTCATGGGATCGAACTCCCCCTCTGGCGCGAACAACGGCTGGGCCTTGACGTCGGGCAAACTCGCTGCCGAAGCCATCGCCGAGCAGTAA